TTCAAGGTTTAAAAAACGATGAGTACTCAGCAGAATTTTTGTGTCAAAAAATAAAGCCTGATGGAGTTATTTCAACAAGAGCAAGTGTATTAAAGACAGCTAAGAAAAATGGTATTTTATCGATTCAGCGGCTATTTTTGCTTGATACGTTGGCAATTGATACAAGTTACAGCTTAGCGCAAAAGGTTCAGCCTGACTTTATAGAAGTTCTACCAGGCTGTGTACCACATTTGATTCAAAAAGTAAGTCAGGAAACAAATATTCCTGTAATAGCAGGCGGTTTAATAACAAGTCATGATGAAGTAACTAGTGTGTTAAAAGCGGGGGCACATGCTGTAACAACGTCCCGGAAGGAATTGTGGAGGATATAATTTGTAAGGAGGGAGATTTGCCTCGATTTTTATTGGAAATAATGATATTAAAAATAGCCTGAAAAGTTGCTACGATATAAGCGGAATCGGACACAAATGCAGTAAACAAGCTAAGATCTGTCTCGATACAAGAGGTATCGGGACATAAATGGACCAAATAATCGAAGATGTGTCTCGATTCAAGAGGAATCGAGACACAAAAGGATCAAACAAGCGAAGATCTGTCTCGATACAAGAGGAATCGAGACACAAAAGGATCAAACAGGCGAAGATCTGTCTCGATACAAGAGGAATCGGGACCCCAAAGGATCAAACAAGCAAAGATCTGTCTCGATACAAGAGGAATCGAGACACAAAAGGATCAAACAAGCGAAGATCTGTCTCGATACAAGCGGAATCGGGACACAAAAGGATCAAATAAGCAAAGATCTGTCTCGATACAAGAGGAATCGGGACCCAAAAGGATCAAACAAGCGAAGATCTGTCTCGATACAAGCGGAATCGAGACCCAAAAGGATCAAACAAGCGAAGATCTGTCTCGATACAAGAGGAATCGGGACATAAAAGGACCAAATAATCGAAGATCTGTCTCGATACAAGAGGAATCGAGACCCAAAAGGATCAAACAAGCGAAGATCTGTCCCGATACAAGCGGAATCGGGACCCAAAAGGATCAAACAAGCGAAGATCTGTCTCGATACAAGCGGAATCGGGACATAAAAGGACCAAATAAACAAAGAACTGTCTCGATACAAGCGAAATCGGGACCCAAAAGGATCAAACAAGAGAAGATGTGTCTCGATACAAGCGGAATCGAGACACAAAAGGATCAAACAAGCGAAGATCTGTCTCGATACAAGCGGAATCGAGACCCAAAAGGATCAAACAAGAGAAGATGTGTCTCGATACAAGAGGAATCGGGACCCAAAAGGATCAAACAAGCGAAGATCTGTCTCGATACAAGAGGAATCGGGACCCAAAAGGATCAAACAAGCGAAGATCTGTCTCGATACAAGCGAAATCGGGACCCAACAGGATCAAACAGGCAAAGATCTGTCCCGATACAAGAGTAATCGAGACCCAAATGGATCAAACAAGAGAAGATCTGTCTCGATACAAGCGGAATTAGGACAAAAAAACATCAAACAATCAAAAAGCTGTCCCGATACAAGCACAGCCGGGACAGCTTTCTGTATTTAAAAAATTCATACCTCTTCAATAAACCTCTAGTACAGACAACATAAAAAAATTCTTAATTAAGGATTATTTATTTAGAGATTCCGATAAAAACTCAATCACTTGATCTGGAGTTTTTGCATTTGCGCTATGTAAGTGTGCTTGTTTTTCACCATTTTTAAATACTAATAAACTCGGAATACCCATTACATCATATTTTTCTGCAATTTCGGGAAGGTCATCTTTGTTTATTTCATACATTGATACATTTCCTACCTCTTCGAATACAGTTGGTAGAAACATGTCCATTCTTTTACAGTCAGGGCACCAGTCTGTAAAAAATTTAAGGACTACTGGTTCATTACCATTAATAAGCTCTTGAAATTGATCTTCTGTTTTTACGTGTTCCATGCTATCACCTCTACACTTATTTTATCCAATACTGGACGAAAAAACAGTAATTTGTTTACTTAAACTAAATATAGGAAAAAACTAGATGGTCATCCACCTATCATAGCTTGATTCTTTAGAAAGTAGGGTATAAAGTATTGATGACAAAAGAATAGCTCAGTTCAAGTTAGTTGACGACATTCCATTTCAACCTTATACTCACTTACAATAAGTAAGTTTAAAGAATAGACAGCCTATAAAGGGGAGAAACCTAATGGTAGAAACAATAAAAGATATCCCTCTAAATATAATAAAAGAAAAAGTAAAGATTGTTCCTCATAAAGAAGGAGCTACGTATATTGTGGGACCAATTAACCTCCCAATTCAACTAGATGGCAAAACAGAATTCTTCAAGTGGTATTGCTGGATGGAGGCTGAGGCCGAACAGGATTCAGCTGAAACATTTGAATCAATCATAAGAAAATTACCTAGTGCAGACTTAGCTAAGCATCAGCAATCAAGTGTGCTTGTTTATGGTGACTTTGCTCAGAATGATGAAGCACTAATACGTATGCATAGTATATGTCATACAGGTGATATTTTTGGTAGTAAAAGATGTGATTGTGGATATCAGCTTAATCAATCTTTAAAAATGATTACAGAACATGGTACAGGAGCTTTATTTTATCTTGCTGATCATGAAGGTAGAGGTATTGGTTTATTCAGTAAAGCTCTTGCATACCTTCTACAAGAAGAAGGCTTAGATACAGTTGAGGCAAATGAGGAGCTTGGCTTCTCTGATGATCAAAGAAAATATGATGATGCGATTCGAGTTTTGAAAACTCTTCGTCAATTACCTGTAACGCTAATTACAAATAACCCACTTAAACTAAAGGCTTTGCAAGATTCAGGTGCAAATGTTACAGACCGTATTCCTTTATGGGGAGATGTATCAAGCTTTAATCAACGTTATTTAGAAACAAAAATGGAAAAGGCTGGCCACTTTAGAGGAGGCTATACCGTTGAATGAACATGAGTTTTACATGAAGTTGGCAATCGAAAATGCGGCAGCTATGAAGGGGAAAACAGACCCGAATCCATTGGTAGAAATTTGTGATTGTAAATCATAATCGAATTGTTGGTGTAGGAGCTCATTTAAAGGCTGGAGGACCACATGCAGAAATACATGCACTAAATATGGCAGGAGAGCAGGCAAGAGGAGGCACAATGTACGTAACGTTAGAACCATGTTCTCATTATGGACGTACAGGACCATGTGCTGTTGCAATTGTTGAAGCGGGAATAAAGAAAGTATATGTGGCTACTCTTGACCCTAACCCTATTGTTGCTGGAAATGGAGTTAGCATTCTAAAAGAAGCAAACATAGAAGTAGTAGTGGGAATTTGTGAAAAAGAGTCACGTGAAATGAATGAAGTGTTTAATAAATTTATTGTTTCAAAAGTGCCTTTTGTGACGCTAAAATCTGCTACAACATTAGATGGTAAAATTTCATCTTTTACATCTGATAGCAAGTGGATTACTTCTGAAGAAGCACGTAAGGATGTTCATCAATTACGTGATGAACATACCGGGATTTTAGTAGGGGTCCAAACGGTGATAAAAGATGATCCTGAATTAACGACTAGAATTGAACATGGTCGCAATCCGGTTCGAATTATCTTAGATAGTCAATTACGAACACCACTTCATTCAAGAGTGGTAAAGGATCAAGAAGCCGAAACATGGATTTTCACTTCCAAAAAATATGATAAAGAAATAAAAATGGCGCTTGAAGACCATAATGTGAAAATCTTCGTAACAAGCGGTGAAGAGCGTGTAAACATCCAAGAAGTGCTAAGAATACTAGGGGAGAATTCTATTTCCTCTGTGTTAATTGAAGGCGGCGGAGAAGTAAATGCTTCTTTT
This Metabacillus endolithicus DNA region includes the following protein-coding sequences:
- a CDS encoding GTP cyclohydrolase II, with product MVETIKDIPLNIIKEKVKIVPHKEGATYIVGPINLPIQLDGKTEFFKWYCWMEAEAEQDSAETFESIIRKLPSADLAKHQQSSVLVYGDFAQNDEALIRMHSICHTGDIFGSKRCDCGYQLNQSLKMITEHGTGALFYLADHEGRGIGLFSKALAYLLQEEGLDTVEANEELGFSDDQRKYDDAIRVLKTLRQLPVTLITNNPLKLKALQDSGANVTDRIPLWGDVSSFNQRYLETKMEKAGHFRGGYTVE
- a CDS encoding thioredoxin family protein; this encodes MEHVKTEDQFQELINGNEPVVLKFFTDWCPDCKRMDMFLPTVFEEVGNVSMYEINKDDLPEIAEKYDVMGIPSLLVFKNGEKQAHLHSANAKTPDQVIEFLSESLNK
- a CDS encoding glycerol-3-phosphate responsive antiterminator translates to MMFENQQVLPATKSMKDFERVLSNRNVEFIVMLEVHIAQLDNIMKLAKTYHKKILLHADLIQGLKNDEYSAEFLCQKIKPDGVISTRASVLKTAKKNGILSIQRLFLLDTLAIDTSYSLAQKVQPDFIEVLPGCVPHLIQKVSQETNIPVIAGGLITSHDEVTSVLKAGAHAVTTSRKELWRI